A portion of the Pedobacter cryoconitis genome contains these proteins:
- a CDS encoding efflux RND transporter permease subunit, with the protein MNLIRFALRKPISIMVFVAGLLFFGISAMTSIKVDILPQMNLPVIYIAHPFGGYTPTQMESYFAKNYVNILLFANGIKSIETKNTQGLMLMKLTYYEGTNMAQAASELSALSNRAQAIFPPGSQPPFVIRFDASSLPIGQLVLSSPTRSNNELQDLANTYVRASFTAIPGLLAPAPFGGSPRTVEINVNPGLMRSHNLTIEQIVSAISTNNQTAPSGNVRIGDKNYITPTNYTIKEIKDFENIPLFKGGVQNLYLRDVASVKDGADITNGYALINGKRSVYLSIAKSGDASTWDVVKNLKANLPKIQNTLPEDVKLSYEFDQSVSVINAVESLISEGAIGAILTGLMVLLFLGDKRAALIVILTIPTSIIAGVLFLKLFGQTINIMSLSGLALAIGILVDESTVTIENIHQHFDMGKPKALAIWDACKEIAFPKLLILLCILAVFAPAFTMTGIPGALFLPLALAIGFSMIISFLLSQTFVPILANWLMVAHPHKHVKTNPAITEDEDAFNQTGLTLESEQETLNQKKILVEREGYQEGGKVTLFDKFRNRFMRFIDRLFLIRKPVVIIYLIVIIGSAILMLSNIGRDVLPKVNSSQFQLRMRAPDGTRIERTEEKANMILKVLKKLVGPEHVGITSVYVGQHPALFSVNPIYLFMGGPHEAVFQIALKDYHVNMDELKDKLRDEVKKEIPDVKLSFEPIELTDKVLSQGSPTPVEVRIAGKNKKINEKYAGKIVSELKKINYMRDVQIAQPIKYPSLNINIDRVRAAQLGIDLSDISKSLVASTSSSRYTDKNNWVDEKVGLSYGVQVQVPLNQMNSKDDLGEIPLLKNSSRPVLSDVATIKADTTYGENDNLGATPYLSVTANLNDKDLGSANKDVALAIKNLGELPRGVVVEQIGLGKVLDDTLSSLQTGLLVAIVVIFLMLAANFQSFRVPLVILATVPAVILGSLLLLKLTGSTLNLQSYMGIIMSVGVSIANAVLLITNAEELRKHNGNALESAREAAGLRLRPIIMTSVAMVAGMLPMAIGHGEGGDQVSPLGRAVIGGLIASTFAVLIILPLVFAWVQGKVSTQSLSLDPEDEESAHFIKGLHEGK; encoded by the coding sequence ATGAATTTAATACGTTTTGCATTGCGAAAACCCATTTCAATAATGGTGTTTGTTGCCGGTTTACTGTTTTTTGGTATCAGTGCCATGACCAGTATCAAGGTCGATATTTTACCTCAGATGAATTTGCCGGTTATCTATATCGCCCACCCGTTTGGGGGATATACACCTACTCAAATGGAGTCTTATTTTGCTAAAAACTATGTCAATATCCTGCTTTTTGCAAATGGTATAAAAAGCATTGAAACTAAAAATACACAAGGTTTGATGCTGATGAAGCTGACCTACTATGAGGGAACGAATATGGCACAGGCAGCCTCAGAGTTGAGTGCGCTGTCCAATCGGGCCCAGGCGATCTTTCCCCCCGGGTCCCAACCCCCCTTTGTTATCAGGTTTGATGCTTCGTCATTACCTATTGGACAGCTGGTATTAAGCAGTCCGACCCGTAGTAATAATGAGTTGCAGGATTTAGCGAATACCTATGTCCGTGCTTCTTTTACGGCCATTCCAGGTTTACTGGCCCCGGCACCTTTTGGAGGTAGTCCGCGTACGGTAGAAATTAACGTAAATCCAGGTTTAATGCGGTCGCATAATCTTACTATAGAGCAGATTGTAAGTGCTATCAGTACCAATAACCAGACGGCTCCTTCGGGAAACGTGCGTATAGGGGATAAAAACTATATTACACCAACCAATTATACGATTAAAGAAATTAAGGATTTTGAGAATATCCCATTGTTTAAAGGAGGGGTTCAGAATCTTTATTTACGGGATGTTGCCAGTGTAAAAGATGGAGCAGATATAACTAATGGTTATGCGTTGATTAATGGTAAACGTTCTGTTTATCTGAGTATTGCAAAGTCGGGAGATGCTTCTACATGGGACGTAGTTAAGAACCTGAAAGCTAATTTGCCGAAAATTCAAAATACATTACCTGAGGATGTAAAGTTATCTTATGAGTTTGACCAGTCTGTGTCTGTGATCAATGCGGTAGAAAGTTTAATCAGTGAGGGTGCAATAGGAGCTATTTTGACGGGATTAATGGTATTGTTATTTTTAGGAGATAAAAGAGCTGCATTAATTGTTATCCTGACCATTCCAACTTCAATTATTGCAGGTGTATTGTTCCTGAAATTATTTGGACAGACCATTAATATTATGTCGCTTTCGGGGCTGGCACTGGCGATTGGTATCCTGGTAGATGAGTCTACGGTAACTATAGAGAATATCCACCAGCATTTTGATATGGGTAAACCTAAAGCACTGGCTATATGGGATGCTTGTAAGGAGATTGCTTTTCCTAAGTTACTGATCTTATTATGTATACTTGCTGTATTTGCACCTGCTTTTACGATGACAGGTATACCTGGAGCCTTATTTTTACCTTTAGCGCTGGCTATTGGTTTCTCCATGATCATTTCTTTCCTGTTGTCTCAGACTTTTGTACCTATTCTGGCCAACTGGTTGATGGTGGCACATCCACATAAGCATGTCAAAACTAATCCTGCAATTACTGAGGATGAGGATGCCTTTAATCAAACCGGCTTAACATTGGAATCTGAGCAGGAAACACTAAATCAGAAAAAAATCCTGGTAGAGCGTGAAGGTTACCAAGAGGGTGGAAAGGTGACTTTGTTTGATAAATTCAGGAATCGGTTTATGCGTTTCATTGATCGTTTATTCCTGATCCGTAAACCGGTAGTTATTATCTACCTGATCGTTATTATTGGTTCTGCAATTTTGATGTTATCGAATATTGGCCGTGATGTATTGCCTAAAGTGAATTCAAGCCAGTTTCAGCTGAGGATGCGTGCTCCCGATGGCACACGCATAGAAAGAACAGAAGAAAAGGCAAATATGATTCTGAAAGTCCTGAAAAAACTGGTAGGGCCTGAGCATGTGGGAATTACTTCTGTTTATGTTGGACAGCACCCTGCACTTTTCTCAGTGAATCCAATCTATTTATTTATGGGTGGACCTCATGAGGCTGTTTTCCAGATCGCATTGAAAGATTACCATGTGAATATGGATGAGCTGAAAGATAAGTTGCGTGATGAAGTTAAAAAAGAGATTCCTGATGTAAAGTTATCATTTGAGCCTATCGAATTAACTGATAAAGTATTAAGTCAGGGTTCTCCAACTCCGGTTGAAGTCAGGATTGCTGGTAAAAACAAAAAGATAAATGAAAAGTATGCGGGTAAAATCGTCTCTGAATTAAAGAAAATAAATTACATGAGAGATGTGCAGATTGCACAACCGATTAAATATCCTTCTTTGAATATTAATATTGACAGGGTACGCGCGGCTCAACTCGGAATTGACTTAAGTGATATCTCAAAATCACTGGTTGCCTCAACTTCGTCTTCCCGTTATACGGATAAAAATAACTGGGTGGATGAGAAGGTCGGTTTATCTTATGGTGTTCAGGTACAGGTTCCTTTAAACCAGATGAACAGTAAGGATGATCTTGGTGAAATTCCTCTGCTTAAAAACAGCAGCAGACCTGTGTTAAGTGATGTAGCTACGATTAAAGCTGATACGACTTATGGTGAAAATGATAACCTTGGGGCTACGCCATATTTATCTGTAACTGCTAATCTGAATGATAAAGATTTAGGATCAGCCAATAAAGATGTGGCTTTGGCTATCAAAAATCTTGGTGAACTGCCAAGGGGAGTTGTGGTAGAACAGATTGGTCTGGGAAAAGTGCTGGATGATACGCTGAGTAGTTTGCAGACTGGTTTATTAGTGGCTATTGTTGTGATTTTCTTAATGTTGGCAGCTAATTTTCAGTCATTCAGAGTACCGCTTGTTATTTTGGCAACAGTTCCGGCGGTAATATTAGGTTCGTTATTGCTGTTAAAATTGACAGGCTCTACGCTTAATTTACAGTCTTACATGGGTATTATCATGTCGGTCGGGGTATCGATTGCCAATGCGGTACTGTTAATTACGAATGCGGAAGAATTAAGAAAACATAATGGTAATGCACTGGAATCTGCCAGAGAAGCAGCGGGGTTACGTTTACGTCCGATTATTATGACCAGTGTAGCGATGGTAGCGGGTATGTTGCCGATGGCTATTGGTCATGGTGAAGGCGGGGATCAGGTATCTCCATTGGGAAGAGCGGTAATCGGAGGATTAATTGCTTCAACTTTCGCCGTATTAATTATCTTGCCTTTGGTATTTGCCTGGGTACAAGGTAAAGTTTCTACGCAGTCTTTATCATTAGATCCGGAAGATGAAGAAAGTGCACATTTTATTAAAGGATTACATGAAGGTAAATAA
- a CDS encoding substrate-binding periplasmic protein, translating into MKQILKIGLDSAAPFPLHSDYNSSVFEGFEVDMIRAVAEVLNLELHYEVSLWKTILEKLYKGELDMICSAVTMTSSRQMILEFSKPYLQFQLCAVVNGGDGLVDLSSFKNKKIGIRTATEAEKYVMAQFPGNVTVHTDTNDELYKKLLAHKIDVLIDDSPIVGGFLAKHQSLKIGMFMPGTESEYAIAMKKGDLALKHQINETLDLLRQNGIYDAIHDKWFNSIKLV; encoded by the coding sequence ATGAAACAAATATTGAAGATAGGACTGGATTCTGCAGCGCCTTTTCCTTTACACAGCGATTATAATTCATCTGTATTTGAAGGATTTGAGGTAGACATGATCCGGGCAGTTGCTGAAGTTTTGAATCTCGAACTACATTATGAGGTTTCATTATGGAAAACTATCCTCGAAAAGCTATATAAAGGTGAGCTGGATATGATCTGCTCGGCAGTGACTATGACTTCTTCCAGGCAAATGATCCTGGAATTTAGCAAGCCTTATTTGCAATTCCAGTTATGTGCGGTGGTTAATGGTGGAGATGGTCTGGTTGATCTGAGTAGTTTTAAGAATAAAAAAATAGGGATCAGGACTGCTACTGAGGCTGAAAAATATGTCATGGCCCAGTTTCCCGGGAATGTAACTGTACATACGGATACAAATGATGAACTCTATAAAAAGCTCCTTGCGCATAAAATCGATGTGCTCATAGATGATTCACCTATTGTGGGTGGCTTTCTTGCAAAACATCAATCCCTAAAGATTGGTATGTTTATGCCGGGAACAGAGTCTGAATATGCTATAGCAATGAAAAAGGGTGATCTTGCACTTAAGCATCAGATTAATGAAACTCTTGATTTGTTAAGGCAAAATGGGATTTATGATGCTATTCATGACAAATGGTTTAATAGTATTAAACTTGTCTGA
- a CDS encoding helix-turn-helix domain-containing protein: MSLQEFYEMFAVNRPDVTIPNTILDAHTGHFNVFKRFGYCTLNPSPYNRRDFYKIAYIIGKGVLHYPDRQIEIDGCALMITNQTIPYSWQSTSEFQSGYFCLFTENFMRQRTEPLKNSLLARIQDNPVFYINKEQQGHVGRIFEKMLVEMESDYTYKYDLIRNYVNLLIHEAMKMQPGEVQVKSNNASSRIASLFFELLERQFPIYSPEHVLQLRTANDFAARLSIHVNHLNHAVKEVTGKTTSEHISGRIANEAIALLKHTEWNISEIGYCLGFEYPANFNLFFKRQTMAAPKAFREKTIGLS, translated from the coding sequence ATGTCCCTTCAGGAGTTTTATGAGATGTTTGCTGTTAACCGACCAGACGTCACTATTCCCAATACAATACTTGATGCACATACCGGACATTTTAATGTATTTAAAAGGTTCGGTTACTGCACCTTAAATCCTTCTCCTTATAACAGGAGAGATTTTTATAAAATTGCCTACATTATTGGAAAAGGGGTATTACATTATCCAGACCGTCAGATAGAAATTGATGGTTGTGCATTGATGATTACCAATCAGACTATTCCATATTCGTGGCAGTCAACTTCTGAATTCCAATCTGGCTATTTCTGTTTGTTCACTGAAAATTTCATGCGTCAGCGTACAGAACCGTTAAAGAATTCTTTGCTGGCCAGGATACAGGATAATCCTGTGTTTTATATCAATAAGGAACAACAGGGACATGTGGGCAGGATCTTTGAAAAAATGTTGGTAGAAATGGAGAGTGATTATACTTATAAGTATGATCTGATCCGTAATTATGTCAATCTGCTTATTCATGAGGCGATGAAAATGCAGCCTGGTGAAGTACAGGTAAAATCAAATAATGCTTCTTCCCGCATTGCATCTTTGTTTTTTGAACTGCTGGAAAGACAGTTTCCCATTTATTCTCCTGAGCATGTATTACAGCTTCGTACAGCGAATGATTTTGCTGCAAGGTTGTCTATCCATGTCAATCACCTGAATCATGCGGTGAAGGAAGTAACTGGTAAAACGACTTCAGAGCATATTTCCGGGCGTATTGCAAATGAGGCTATTGCCCTGCTTAAGCATACGGAATGGAATATTTCAGAAATAGGCTATTGCCTGGGTTTCGAATATCCTGCAAACTTTAATCTTTTCTTTAAACGCCAGACCATGGCCGCGCCAAAAGCATTCCGGGAGAAAACAATTGGCTTAAGTTAG
- a CDS encoding DUF92 domain-containing protein, with product MLIQHTALPVAILLIAGGYFSVYFRKLTIGAATTGVLCGILIFLGIGYAGLALLAAFFLLGTLATAWGRKAKTQLDKPGDAVQRESGQVLANAGAATLLSFVAIVFPAYKEVLLLMAAGSFASATADTLSSELGVLYGKRFYNCLNWKRERKGLDGVISLEGTLIGIAGAGVIALIYRLFSVSAGGMVILVFAGLMGNFSDSVLGAGLERRNFLGNDWVNFLSTLFAAGITLVLISVF from the coding sequence ATGTTGATTCAACACACCGCTCTTCCTGTTGCTATTTTATTGATTGCAGGCGGATATTTTAGTGTCTATTTCCGAAAGTTAACTATAGGAGCAGCCACTACCGGGGTATTATGCGGAATACTCATTTTTCTTGGAATTGGTTATGCAGGACTGGCTTTGCTGGCCGCTTTTTTTTTATTGGGGACACTGGCTACAGCATGGGGCAGGAAAGCGAAAACGCAACTGGATAAACCTGGGGATGCTGTTCAAAGAGAATCCGGACAAGTGCTGGCTAATGCTGGGGCAGCAACGCTGCTTTCTTTTGTAGCGATAGTTTTTCCTGCGTATAAAGAGGTTTTACTCTTGATGGCAGCTGGAAGTTTTGCCTCAGCTACAGCGGATACTTTATCTTCTGAGTTGGGTGTATTATATGGGAAAAGGTTTTATAATTGTTTGAACTGGAAAAGAGAGCGAAAAGGGCTCGACGGTGTCATCAGTTTAGAAGGTACATTGATTGGTATAGCAGGGGCAGGTGTAATTGCATTAATCTACAGGCTGTTTAGCGTAAGCGCTGGTGGCATGGTAATTCTTGTTTTTGCAGGTTTGATGGGGAATTTTTCGGATTCAGTGCTGGGAGCTGGTCTTGAACGGCGCAATTTTTTGGGCAATGATTGGGTGAATTTTCTAAGTACGTTATTTGCCGCAGGCATAACTCTGGTATTAATCAGCGTTTTCTGA
- a CDS encoding DUF5686 and carboxypeptidase-like regulatory domain-containing protein has translation MIDIQKKSFCVLTVLVFLFTFQAAAQRTVISGTITNIKDRSAIPYVTVLFKGSKIMARTDIDGKYEISTTEPYTQLQVEYIGFKTRFFPVVAGQSQVLNIKLQEESQNLSEVKISSNKKAPYKNKGNPAVELIRKVIEHKSMNRLESADAVQYQQYDWMQFSLSNLSEKFKNKKLFRKYQFLFDQQDSSAIGGKNILPIYLRERFSQNYYRKNPEKTKVIMLADKHVNFDNGLVDNNAIGNYFERMYADVNIYDNNIIFTNSQFLSPIAASAPTFYKFFITDTIRTSKPNLIELSFVPRNKNALLFEGKIYITMDGKYAVQNAFLKTGKDVNINFVRAMEVKLNFEKDSLGKFYLSKSHLLVDFGLGSDGGRGFKGERTVVIKDYKTNVMQPDAIYKGESLVVVPEAESRSDQFWANNRLDTLAKEKIKIYRNMDSLGQMKSFKRLMDVASILFIGYKKYGKTEVGPIYSFYSFNNLEGFRLRFGGRTTTDFSKRFYFDTYAAYGFKDEKMKGYLSAAYAFNNKSIYTFPQSFIRASFQRDVDIPGDGAKNIIPEDNFIASFKRGENNQFLYSDYYRVNYMQEYSNHFSFNLGFKKWAQTPAGSLIFANYVANKAVLTDRVISSEFSLDLRYAPFEKFYQGKTFRERIIEKYPVFNLNYSRGIKGLFGGQYNYHNIMGSIDKRFYMSQFGRSDVRLEGGYIAGKVPFPLLDIHRANQSYSYQIYAYNLMNFMEFVSDHYVSLNIDHNFNGLILNRIPLIKKLKLREYITFKGLYGGLRKENDPNQDASLLQFPVNGDGVKTTYSLGKLPYIEGSIGIGNIFKVVRLDLVRRFNYLDNPGISKYGLRAKVQFEF, from the coding sequence ATGATTGATATCCAGAAGAAGTCTTTTTGTGTACTAACTGTACTTGTTTTTCTTTTTACATTCCAGGCTGCAGCGCAGCGTACCGTAATTTCAGGAACTATAACAAATATTAAGGATAGAAGCGCTATTCCTTATGTTACAGTTTTGTTTAAGGGTTCAAAAATAATGGCAAGAACAGATATTGACGGAAAATACGAGATTAGTACGACTGAGCCTTATACGCAGTTACAAGTCGAATATATAGGCTTTAAAACACGCTTTTTTCCTGTGGTTGCTGGTCAGTCTCAGGTACTGAATATTAAGTTGCAGGAAGAGTCACAGAATCTGAGTGAAGTAAAGATCAGTTCTAATAAAAAGGCTCCTTACAAGAATAAGGGAAATCCAGCTGTTGAACTGATCAGGAAAGTAATTGAGCATAAATCGATGAACAGGCTTGAAAGTGCAGATGCAGTGCAGTATCAGCAGTATGACTGGATGCAGTTTTCACTTAGTAATTTATCAGAGAAATTTAAGAATAAAAAGCTTTTCCGTAAATATCAGTTCTTATTTGATCAGCAGGATTCGTCTGCAATAGGTGGAAAAAACATTTTACCTATTTATCTTCGTGAACGGTTTTCTCAGAATTATTACCGTAAAAATCCTGAAAAAACAAAAGTGATTATGCTGGCTGATAAGCATGTGAATTTTGATAACGGGCTTGTTGATAATAATGCTATTGGTAATTATTTTGAAAGAATGTATGCAGATGTAAATATCTATGATAACAATATCATTTTTACAAATAGCCAGTTTTTAAGCCCTATTGCTGCTAGTGCACCTACATTTTATAAGTTTTTTATTACCGATACGATCAGGACTTCAAAGCCTAATTTAATTGAGCTTTCGTTCGTGCCCCGTAATAAAAATGCACTGTTATTTGAAGGAAAGATCTATATCACAATGGATGGGAAGTATGCTGTTCAGAATGCATTCTTGAAAACGGGCAAAGATGTAAATATAAATTTTGTCCGGGCTATGGAGGTTAAGCTAAATTTTGAAAAGGATTCATTGGGCAAGTTTTACCTGAGTAAAAGTCATTTATTAGTAGACTTTGGTTTGGGAAGTGATGGGGGCAGAGGCTTTAAAGGAGAGCGGACGGTCGTGATTAAGGATTATAAAACAAACGTAATGCAACCAGATGCGATTTATAAGGGGGAAAGCCTGGTTGTGGTTCCGGAAGCAGAAAGCAGGTCTGATCAATTCTGGGCAAATAATCGTCTGGATACTTTGGCGAAAGAAAAGATCAAAATTTACCGCAATATGGATAGCCTTGGTCAAATGAAGTCTTTCAAGCGTTTAATGGATGTAGCTTCTATTCTTTTTATAGGTTATAAAAAATATGGAAAGACTGAGGTTGGCCCTATCTATAGTTTTTATAGTTTCAATAACCTGGAGGGCTTCAGATTAAGGTTCGGAGGCCGGACGACTACAGACTTCAGTAAAAGATTTTATTTTGATACTTATGCTGCCTATGGTTTTAAGGATGAAAAGATGAAAGGTTATCTGAGTGCTGCTTATGCTTTTAACAATAAGTCTATTTATACTTTTCCCCAAAGTTTTATCAGAGCGAGTTTCCAGCGTGATGTTGATATTCCTGGAGATGGTGCTAAAAATATAATTCCAGAGGATAATTTTATTGCATCTTTTAAACGTGGAGAAAACAATCAATTCTTATATAGTGATTATTACAGGGTTAACTATATGCAGGAATATAGCAATCACTTTTCTTTTAATCTTGGGTTTAAAAAATGGGCGCAAACTCCTGCTGGATCGCTCATTTTCGCTAATTATGTAGCGAATAAAGCGGTACTAACTGATCGGGTTATCAGTTCTGAATTTAGCCTGGATCTTCGTTATGCACCCTTTGAGAAATTTTATCAGGGTAAAACTTTCCGTGAGCGGATTATCGAAAAGTATCCGGTATTTAACCTGAATTATTCAAGAGGAATAAAAGGGTTATTTGGAGGACAATACAATTATCATAACATTATGGGCAGTATTGATAAGCGGTTCTATATGTCACAGTTCGGACGTTCAGATGTGAGATTAGAGGGTGGTTATATAGCGGGTAAGGTGCCTTTTCCATTACTGGATATCCATAGAGCAAATCAAAGTTATTCTTACCAGATATACGCTTATAACCTGATGAATTTTATGGAATTTGTAAGTGATCATTATGTGAGTTTGAATATTGATCATAATTTCAATGGATTGATATTAAATAGAATACCATTGATCAAAAAGCTGAAATTAAGAGAGTACATTACTTTCAAAGGTTTATATGGTGGTTTGAGAAAAGAGAATGATCCTAATCAGGATGCTTCTTTATTGCAGTTCCCGGTAAATGGTGATGGCGTAAAAACCACTTATTCGCTCGGTAAATTACCATATATAGAAGGAAGTATAGGGATTGGGAATATTTTTAAAGTTGTCCGCCTGGATTTAGTCAGAAGATTCAATTATTTAGACAATCCTGGTATTTCTAAATATGGGTTAAGGGCAAAGGTTCAGTTCGAGTTTTAG
- a CDS encoding efflux RND transporter periplasmic adaptor subunit, protein MNKEIFRRTSFFLSSIALAALLSSCHHEEKKENKTTEKKTEIKTFVLSKEKMATSLKMPGELIAYQQVDLYAKVSSFVRTLKADIGSEVKQGQLLMTLEAPELASQLAAAESRLKSQEAVYTASKANYDRLFETSKTPGTISKNDLDQAIAKRNSDFAQFNAAKAAYREVGSIQNYLEIRAPFDGVISSRNVNLGAYVGPSGKGSEFPLFTLQQQKHLRLAISIPELYTGYLKEGDAVTFTVKSQPDLLFTAKVKRLSGALDQRLRSERVEMDVPNLLKQLLPGMVADVSIPLPANASTFTVPKTALVESAEGIYVIRAQNGKAEKVTVKKGRETDDRIEIFGDIKEGDVLVSQANEEIHPGDVIKP, encoded by the coding sequence ATGAACAAAGAAATATTCCGCCGGACTTCCTTTTTTTTAAGCAGTATTGCATTGGCAGCTTTATTAAGCAGTTGTCACCATGAAGAGAAAAAAGAAAATAAGACTACTGAGAAAAAAACTGAGATCAAGACTTTTGTTTTGAGCAAAGAGAAAATGGCTACTTCATTAAAAATGCCTGGTGAGCTGATTGCTTATCAACAGGTTGATCTTTATGCTAAAGTGAGCAGTTTTGTGAGAACGTTAAAGGCAGATATTGGGTCTGAAGTTAAGCAAGGACAATTGTTAATGACTCTTGAAGCGCCAGAACTGGCTTCGCAGCTTGCTGCTGCGGAATCTCGTTTGAAATCTCAGGAAGCTGTTTATACGGCTAGTAAAGCAAATTATGACCGTTTGTTTGAAACCAGTAAAACTCCCGGAACAATTTCCAAGAACGATCTGGACCAGGCGATTGCCAAAAGAAATTCAGATTTTGCGCAGTTTAATGCTGCAAAGGCTGCTTATAGAGAAGTTGGTTCTATCCAGAATTACCTGGAAATCCGTGCTCCTTTTGATGGGGTGATTTCTTCAAGAAATGTGAATCTTGGAGCTTATGTAGGGCCTTCGGGAAAAGGATCTGAATTCCCATTATTCACTTTACAGCAGCAGAAACATTTACGTCTGGCCATCTCTATCCCAGAATTATACACGGGTTATCTTAAGGAAGGAGATGCAGTTACTTTTACAGTGAAATCACAACCGGATCTCTTGTTTACTGCTAAAGTAAAAAGGTTGTCTGGTGCACTGGATCAGCGTTTACGTTCAGAAAGGGTAGAAATGGATGTGCCTAATTTACTGAAGCAGCTTTTACCCGGAATGGTCGCAGATGTTTCTATTCCTTTGCCAGCGAATGCGAGTACTTTTACTGTTCCTAAAACGGCTTTAGTGGAGAGTGCTGAAGGAATATATGTGATTCGTGCGCAGAATGGAAAAGCAGAAAAGGTAACCGTAAAGAAAGGCCGTGAGACGGATGACAGGATCGAGATCTTCGGTGATATCAAAGAAGGAGATGTACTGGTTAGTCAGGCAAATGAAGAAATTCATCCTGGAGACGTTATCAAACCATAA
- a CDS encoding BamA/TamA family outer membrane protein, whose translation MFRYFLGALFLLMSTSCALIAQEKSALKDTVAQQDVNDIFRILFKKKTDTTLKKTSSLAVLPTIGYTPSTGFMFGADVAVTKIFGNPKTTTISIFDAFGAVSTNQLALIQLKHNVYSEANQWYLEGSWEFGKTVVLDHGISTGKDDPGISPIKYTYAKLYENIYRKIFDNFYAGAGLAFNYYTNIDDERENSAKSKTRNHFYSVKNGFPTYGYTASGLSVNLLYDTRDQPFRAYKGVYINLSLRSNRKWLGSDQNATQLKTELRKYWSLSRKNPEHVLAFWLWGSYLLKGKIPYLELPGTGSDSYQRMGRGYTIARFKGPSYFYNELEYRFPITANKLISGVTFFNMQTANNQSRTRLFDYWEPGGGAGLRILFNKHTRTNLCLDYGFGNGSNGVFVGINEAF comes from the coding sequence ATGTTTCGTTATTTTCTGGGTGCGTTATTTCTTTTGATGAGTACTTCTTGTGCGCTAATTGCACAGGAAAAATCTGCCTTAAAAGACACTGTAGCACAGCAAGATGTAAACGATATATTTAGAATATTGTTTAAGAAAAAAACGGATACTACTTTAAAAAAGACCAGCAGTCTGGCCGTTCTGCCAACCATTGGATATACCCCAAGTACAGGCTTCATGTTCGGTGCAGATGTTGCCGTAACTAAGATATTCGGCAATCCTAAAACCACTACAATATCAATTTTTGATGCTTTCGGAGCAGTTTCAACTAACCAGCTTGCCCTGATACAATTAAAACATAACGTCTATTCTGAAGCCAATCAATGGTATTTGGAAGGAAGTTGGGAATTTGGAAAAACTGTTGTTCTTGACCATGGGATTAGCACAGGCAAAGATGACCCTGGAATATCTCCGATCAAGTATACTTATGCAAAGTTATATGAAAATATATACCGCAAGATATTTGATAACTTTTATGCCGGAGCAGGCCTGGCTTTTAATTATTATACAAATATTGACGACGAACGCGAGAATTCAGCCAAGTCAAAAACCAGGAATCACTTTTACAGTGTTAAAAATGGCTTCCCTACGTATGGATATACAGCCAGCGGACTCTCAGTAAATCTATTATATGATACACGTGACCAACCATTTCGTGCTTATAAAGGGGTTTATATCAATCTATCGCTCAGATCAAATAGAAAATGGTTAGGCAGTGACCAGAATGCCACACAATTAAAAACAGAATTGAGGAAATACTGGTCACTATCCAGAAAGAATCCTGAGCACGTGCTTGCCTTCTGGTTATGGGGCTCTTATCTGTTAAAAGGAAAAATCCCCTATTTGGAATTGCCAGGAACAGGAAGCGATAGTTATCAGCGTATGGGCCGTGGCTATACAATTGCCCGCTTTAAAGGTCCCTCTTATTTTTACAATGAACTGGAATACAGATTCCCCATTACAGCGAATAAACTAATCAGCGGCGTCACATTCTTCAATATGCAAACTGCTAATAACCAGTCCCGCACACGTCTATTCGACTATTGGGAACCAGGTGGAGGAGCCGGATTACGTATCTTATTCAACAAACATACAAGAACAAACCTATGTCTTGATTATGGCTTTGGTAATGGGTCAAATGGTGTGTTCGTCGGCATCAACGAAGCCTTCTAA